In the genome of Drosophila pseudoobscura strain MV-25-SWS-2005 chromosome 3, UCI_Dpse_MV25, whole genome shotgun sequence, one region contains:
- the lig gene encoding protein lingerer isoform X2: MSTQTRSGGGGGGGGNSRSQKKSNSANVGGGTAHDAAPHAAANKKGDANKTDKPEKAQPKATTEQLRIAQITNSTTEDPQINEKVTLLLTMTQRSEEEVCCALNECDYDLEAAANFLIEELPQGAFAKYEKKRKRPASTAADGAAGDGEWADGNANADKRENTRNRSSNRGGGRGGTDSRGWRGRETRENERNTRESRGGGGERGGERGDDRANDNYRGQRNGGRSAPGGGGGRGGGFVSRSGRGGGRMGGRSSGPRGDRTSGSGGFGAGRSSNANEDHHEVELWDNTIAQNAEKQQPGQDDSWGDWNNEEYEGSLKDSKVFTTSNLSTQTAAAVVSGGGAGAGAASSTGSGGELSAPPGLEHHLGSSALAQQGSHLVSSVAVGTSVEDNSGSSGPPATPPSALSGSATTPLLQYSAAVSNPPPQMQSQGTQHSSGGGTAAGGGGSASSSFVSAASDTFTSAASAAATLVQQAQQQQQLQQTTPIKPSATLSVEQSQYFNSLASQGVSPGSAAVQPTPAGYAPSSATAYSQTSTSVGGGGGVGGSPYPSTYANVFGSTAGDQSQQQTQVRRARVKLPPPSKIPATAVEMPGDNALNNIGYLDVQFGALDFGTDDSFDSMPEKFNASVEQQQQQQDDYQSKSQQQQQQSTLTAGLQSSQIGDALSAAGYAARSTAQQQQQSASSTVASNALDQLTKNDPYGQASSAGSAYQNAYQSSAASKANSAYQTSAQGGYSSSSYANVQSSVANSYQQQGYGSYQPNVNSYQQQQTVAGTQPSVGGVVPGSGSASTQNIPVGGSASQNSSSGNASSAYLTSGYSTPQSAYQSSQSVYGNSSGFAGSASNASSQYASFGTSAKLKDASTASGAAHYDSVSTSSGVSSSSGSTGNGAAGAVSGQPGVNQASVSNNNNVSGSSSNSNVTAGVTSGNVAGGGVSQSGVSSGGVGVAGGSGSASSVGVNVNNNNAGSVGGAAVAAQTAAGTAAVLASLTNKNSSSSNSSGSGVGGGATTAGGVGGASTGSGVGAGSGAGSGGGGGSGSGLVPTNIQMVSQYIQTGLPYYQQPVYSYEELQMMQQRVPHVQGYYDLNYTPTSLGAGRDNLGSVAYSTMTDGRFARTDNNSSPVSNVSSTMSQQAGSSAPMLNVPYAYFYGGNVMPGGFQYGTPAIYPQQIPTANTASGGQFPKPSYSAGYGSTNYDTLSQTTQDYSKGGYSTSVNQQTKTQTVSNQPQAGTASDLTSSMYGKGHVALNKSYEKQSFHSGTPPPFNMANTQTAGGTSAQPYGMYLPMPAAGHHNMIHQPIHQMDGRIHSSSRRDSNSAGQRQQSSSQSKSAGKQGYSPSYWTGQN; encoded by the exons ATGAGCACACAAACTCGTtcaggcggcggtggcggaggaggcggcaACAGTCGCAGCCAGAAAAAGTCAAATTCCGCCAATGTTGGCGGGGGCACGGCCCACGATGCAGCCCCACATGCAGCAGCGAACAAGAAAGGCGACGCTAATAAGACAGATAAACCAGAGAAGGCCCAGCCCAAGGCCACCACGGAACAGTTGCGCATCGCCCAGATTACCAACAGCACCACAGAGGATCCACAGATCAACGAAAAGGTTACCCTCTTACTGACCATGACTCAACGTTCCGAGGAGGAGGTGTGTTGCGCCCTCAACGAGTGCGACTACGACTtggaagcagcagccaacTTCTTGATCGAGGAGCTCCCTCAG GGCGCCTTTGCCAAGTACGAGAAGAAGCGGAAGAGGCCTGCAAGCACTGCTGCCGATGGTGCCGCTGGCGATGGTGAGTGGGCCGATGGCAATGCAAATGCGGACAAGCGCGAAAATACCCGGAACCGCAGCTCGAACCGCGGTGGCGGACGCGGCGGCACTGACAGCCGTGGAT GGCGCGGCAGAGAGACCCGCGAGAACGAGCGCAACACTCGCGAATCTCGCGGCGGCGGTGGGGAACGCGGCGGTGAACGTGGTGATGACCGGGCAAACGACAACTATCGCGGCCAGCGCAACGGCGGACGAAGTGCGCCTGGAGGCGGTGGTGGACGCGGCGGCGGCTTCGTTTCACGCTCTGGACGCGGAGGAGGTCGCATGGGAGGTCGTAGCAGTGGCCCACGCGGAGATCGCAccagtggcagcggtggcTTTGGAGCAGGACGCAGTAGTAATGCCAACGAGGACCACCACGAGGTTGAGCTCTGGGACAACACCATTGCGCAGAATgccgagaagcagcagcctGGCCAAGACGATTCCTGGGGCGACTGGAACAACGAGGAGTACGAGGGCTCCCTCAAGGACAGCAAAGTGTTCACCACCAGCAATCTGTCCACACAGACGGCCGCCGCCGTGGTCAGCGGAGgaggtgccggtgccggtgcagCATCAAGTACTGGATCTGGGGGCGAGCTTTCGGCCCCGCCAGGACTGGAGCATCATCTGGGCAGCAGTGCCCTGGCCCAACAAGGATCTCATCTGGTATCGTCGGTCGCAGTGGGAACAAGTGTCGAAGACAACAGTGGTAGCAGTGGGCCGCCGGCAACACCGCCGTCAGCGCTGTCGGGCTCGGCCACCACGCCGCTCCTGCAGTACAGCGCCGCTGTCAGCAATCCACCGCCCCAGATGCAGTCGCAGGGCACGCAGCACAGCAGCGGCGGAGGCACTGCCGCTGGTGGTGGGGGCAGCGCTTCATCATCCTTCGTATCCGCCGCATCAGACACATTCACAAGCGCCGCCTCGGCAGCAGCCACGTTAGTGcagcaggcccagcagcagcaacagcttcAGCAGACGACTCCCATAAAGCCGTCGGCTACCCTTTCGGTGGAGCAATCTCAGTATTTCAACTCCCTGGCCAGCCAGGGCGTTAGTCCCGGATCCGCTGCCGTGCAGCCAACGCCAGCTGGATATGCCCCAAGCTCTGCCACCGCCTACTCCCAGACGAGTACGAGCgtgggtggcggtgggggcGTGGGTGGCAGCCCGTACCCCAGCACGTATGCGAATGTGTTTGGCTCGACAGCTGGTGatcagtcgcagcagcagacgcaggTGAGGAGGGCACGCGTCAAGCTGCCGCCTCCCTCGAAGATCCCGGCGACCGCGGTGGAGATGCCCGGCGACAATGCCCTGAACAACATTGGCTACCTGGATGTGCAATTCGGTGCTCTGGACTTTGGCACGGACGACAGCTTCGACTCAATGCCAGAGAAGTTCAACGCGAGcgtcgagcagcagcagcagcagcaggacgacTATCAGAGCAAgtctcagcagcagcagcagcagtcgactCTGACAGCGGGCCTGCAAAGTTCTCAAATT GGTGATGCCTTAAGTGCTGCCGGCTATGCGGCCCGTTCAACggcgcagcaacagcagcagagtgcTAGCTCGACTGTCGCCAGCAACGCCCTGGATCAACTGACCAAGAACGATCCATACGGGCAGGCAAGCAGTGCGGGCAGTGCCTATCAGAATGCGTACCAGAGCAGTGCGGCCAGTAAGGCGAACAGTGCCTACCAGACGTCGGCGCAGGGGGGCTACAGCAGCTCCAGCTATGCGAATGTCCAGTCGTCGGTGGCGAACAGCTACCAGCAGCAGGGGTATGGCTCGTACCAGCCAAATGTCAACtcctaccagcagcagcagactgtCGCCGGGACGCAGCCTTCCGTGGGTGGTGTTGTGCCCGGAAGTGGGTCAGCGTCAACGCAAAACATTCCGGTCGGAGGAAGTGCCAGCCAGAACAGCTCCAG CGGTAATGCCAGCTCCGCGTATCTCACATCGGGATACTCGACGCCACAAAGCGCTTACCAGTCCAGCCAGAGTGTCTATGGCAACAGTAGCGG GTTTGCTGGCAGCGCGAGCAACGCGTCTTCGCAGTACGCCAGCTTTGGTACCAGCGCCAAGCTCAAGGATGCCTCTACAGCCAGCGGCGCCGCGCACTACGACAG TGTGTCGACGAGCAGCGGCGtgagtagcagcagcggcagcacggGCAACGGAGCGGCAGGAGCCGTGAGTGGGCAGCCAGGGGTTAACCAGGCGTCTGTGTCGAACA ATAACAATGtgagcggcagcagctccaacagcaACGTGACGGCGGGCGTGACCAGCGGCAATGTGGCCGGAGGAGGCGTCAGCCAGAGCGGCGTAAGTAGcggcggcgtgggcgtggccggtGGCAGCGGTAGTGCGTCCAGCGTCGGTGTGAATgtgaacaacaacaatgccgGCTCGGTGGGAGGAGCGGCGGTCGCTGCCCAAACAGCTGCCGGCACCGCAGCAGTGCTGGCCTCGCTGACCAACAagaatagcagcagcagtaacagcagcggcagcggcgttGGCGGTGGCGCCACAACAGCTGGTGGCGTCGGAGGCGCAAGCACCGGCAGTGGCGTCGGCGctggttctggtgctggtagtggtggtggcggtggcagcggcagcggcttgGTGCCCACCAACATCCAAATGGTTAGTCAATATATTCAGACTGGATTGCCATACTATCAGCAACCAGTTTATTCCTACGAGGAATTACAAATGATGCAACAGAGAGTGCCACATGTG CAGGGATATTACGATCTGAACTACACGCCAACCAGCCTGGGAGCGGGACGCGACAATCTCGGATCTGTGGCGTACTCAACCATGACTGACGGACGCTTTGCCCGCACCGACAATAACTCCAGTCCAGTAAGCAAT GTGTCTAGCACAATGTCTCAACAGGCGGGCTCAAGTGCACCCATGCTGAATGTTCCTTATGCCTATTTCTATGGTGGCAATGTGATGCCTGGTGGTTTCCAGTACGGCACACCTGCCATTTATCCA CAACAAATACCGACGGCAAACACGGCATCCGGTGGACAGTTCCCGAAGCCATCGTACAGTGCGGGCTACGGCTCAACCAACTACGACACCCTCTCACAGACCACACAGGATTACAGCAAGGGCGGCTACTCGACGAGCGTGAATCAACAAACGAAAACCCAGACGGTTTCCAACCAGCCGCAGGCGGGCACTGCCTCAGACCTGACCTCATCGATGTACGGCAAGGGCCACGTGGCGCTGAACAAG TCGTATGAGAAGCAGAGTTTCCACTCGGGCACACCGCCACCGTTCAACATGGCCAACACGCAGACAGCGGGCGGTACCTCGGCCCAGCCGTACGGCATGTACTTGCCGATGCCAGCAGCCGGACACCACAATATGATACATCAGCCCATACACCAG ATGGACGGCAGGATTCATAGCTCATCCCGCCGG GACTCGAACAGCGCCGGCCAGCGCCAGCAGTCGAGCAGCCAGTCCAAGTCGGCCGGCAAGCAGGGCTACTCGCCCTCGTACTGGACCGGACAGAACTAG
- the lig gene encoding protein lingerer isoform X3, whose product MSTQTRSGGGGGGGGNSRSQKKSNSANVGGGTAHDAAPHAAANKKGDANKTDKPEKAQPKATTEQLRIAQITNSTTEDPQINEKVTLLLTMTQRSEEEVCCALNECDYDLEAAANFLIEELPQGAFAKYEKKRKRPASTAADGAAGDGEWADGNANADKRENTRNRSSNRGGGRGGTDSRGWRGRETRENERNTRESRGGGGERGGERGDDRANDNYRGQRNGGRSAPGGGGGRGGGFVSRSGRGGGRMGGRSSGPRGDRTSGSGGFGAGRSSNANEDHHEVELWDNTIAQNAEKQQPGQDDSWGDWNNEEYEGSLKDSKVFTTSNLSTQTAAAVVSGGGAGAGAASSTGSGGELSAPPGLEHHLGSSALAQQGSHLVSSVAVGTSVEDNSGSSGPPATPPSALSGSATTPLLQYSAAVSNPPPQMQSQGTQHSSGGGTAAGGGGSASSSFVSAASDTFTSAASAAATLVQQAQQQQQLQQTTPIKPSATLSVEQSQYFNSLASQGVSPGSAAVQPTPAGYAPSSATAYSQTSTSVGGGGGVGGSPYPSTYANVFGSTAGDQSQQQTQVRRARVKLPPPSKIPATAVEMPGDNALNNIGYLDVQFGALDFGTDDSFDSMPEKFNASVEQQQQQQDDYQSKSQQQQQQSTLTAGLQSSQIGDALSAAGYAARSTAQQQQQSASSTVASNALDQLTKNDPYGQASSAGSAYQNAYQSSAASKANSAYQTSAQGGYSSSSYANVQSSVANSYQQQGYGSYQPNVNSYQQQQTVAGTQPSVGGVVPGSGSASTQNIPVGGSASQNSSSGNASSAYLTSGYSTPQSAYQSSQSVYGNSSGFAGSASNASSQYASFGTSAKLKDASTASGAAHYDSVSTSSGVSSSSGSTGNGAAGAVSGQPGVNQASVSNNNNVSGSSSNSNVTAGVTSGNVAGGGVSQSGVSSGGVGVAGGSGSASSVGVNVNNNNAGSVGGAAVAAQTAAGTAAVLASLTNKNSSSSNSSGSGVGGGATTAGGVGGASTGSGVGAGSGAGSGGGGGSGSGLVPTNIQMVSQYIQTGLPYYQQPVYSYEELQMMQQRVPHVQGYYDLNYTPTSLGAGRDNLGSVAYSTMTDGRFARTDNNSSPVSNVSSTMSQQAGSSAPMLNVPYAYFYGGNVMPGGFQYGTPAIYPQQIPTANTASGGQFPKPSYSAGYGSTNYDTLSQTTQDYSKGGYSTSVNQQTKTQTVSNQPQAGTASDLTSSMYGKGHVALNKVNSYEKQSFHSGTPPPFNMANTQTAGGTSAQPYGMYLPMPAAGHHNMIHQPIHQDSNSAGQRQQSSSQSKSAGKQGYSPSYWTGQN is encoded by the exons ATGAGCACACAAACTCGTtcaggcggcggtggcggaggaggcggcaACAGTCGCAGCCAGAAAAAGTCAAATTCCGCCAATGTTGGCGGGGGCACGGCCCACGATGCAGCCCCACATGCAGCAGCGAACAAGAAAGGCGACGCTAATAAGACAGATAAACCAGAGAAGGCCCAGCCCAAGGCCACCACGGAACAGTTGCGCATCGCCCAGATTACCAACAGCACCACAGAGGATCCACAGATCAACGAAAAGGTTACCCTCTTACTGACCATGACTCAACGTTCCGAGGAGGAGGTGTGTTGCGCCCTCAACGAGTGCGACTACGACTtggaagcagcagccaacTTCTTGATCGAGGAGCTCCCTCAG GGCGCCTTTGCCAAGTACGAGAAGAAGCGGAAGAGGCCTGCAAGCACTGCTGCCGATGGTGCCGCTGGCGATGGTGAGTGGGCCGATGGCAATGCAAATGCGGACAAGCGCGAAAATACCCGGAACCGCAGCTCGAACCGCGGTGGCGGACGCGGCGGCACTGACAGCCGTGGAT GGCGCGGCAGAGAGACCCGCGAGAACGAGCGCAACACTCGCGAATCTCGCGGCGGCGGTGGGGAACGCGGCGGTGAACGTGGTGATGACCGGGCAAACGACAACTATCGCGGCCAGCGCAACGGCGGACGAAGTGCGCCTGGAGGCGGTGGTGGACGCGGCGGCGGCTTCGTTTCACGCTCTGGACGCGGAGGAGGTCGCATGGGAGGTCGTAGCAGTGGCCCACGCGGAGATCGCAccagtggcagcggtggcTTTGGAGCAGGACGCAGTAGTAATGCCAACGAGGACCACCACGAGGTTGAGCTCTGGGACAACACCATTGCGCAGAATgccgagaagcagcagcctGGCCAAGACGATTCCTGGGGCGACTGGAACAACGAGGAGTACGAGGGCTCCCTCAAGGACAGCAAAGTGTTCACCACCAGCAATCTGTCCACACAGACGGCCGCCGCCGTGGTCAGCGGAGgaggtgccggtgccggtgcagCATCAAGTACTGGATCTGGGGGCGAGCTTTCGGCCCCGCCAGGACTGGAGCATCATCTGGGCAGCAGTGCCCTGGCCCAACAAGGATCTCATCTGGTATCGTCGGTCGCAGTGGGAACAAGTGTCGAAGACAACAGTGGTAGCAGTGGGCCGCCGGCAACACCGCCGTCAGCGCTGTCGGGCTCGGCCACCACGCCGCTCCTGCAGTACAGCGCCGCTGTCAGCAATCCACCGCCCCAGATGCAGTCGCAGGGCACGCAGCACAGCAGCGGCGGAGGCACTGCCGCTGGTGGTGGGGGCAGCGCTTCATCATCCTTCGTATCCGCCGCATCAGACACATTCACAAGCGCCGCCTCGGCAGCAGCCACGTTAGTGcagcaggcccagcagcagcaacagcttcAGCAGACGACTCCCATAAAGCCGTCGGCTACCCTTTCGGTGGAGCAATCTCAGTATTTCAACTCCCTGGCCAGCCAGGGCGTTAGTCCCGGATCCGCTGCCGTGCAGCCAACGCCAGCTGGATATGCCCCAAGCTCTGCCACCGCCTACTCCCAGACGAGTACGAGCgtgggtggcggtgggggcGTGGGTGGCAGCCCGTACCCCAGCACGTATGCGAATGTGTTTGGCTCGACAGCTGGTGatcagtcgcagcagcagacgcaggTGAGGAGGGCACGCGTCAAGCTGCCGCCTCCCTCGAAGATCCCGGCGACCGCGGTGGAGATGCCCGGCGACAATGCCCTGAACAACATTGGCTACCTGGATGTGCAATTCGGTGCTCTGGACTTTGGCACGGACGACAGCTTCGACTCAATGCCAGAGAAGTTCAACGCGAGcgtcgagcagcagcagcagcagcaggacgacTATCAGAGCAAgtctcagcagcagcagcagcagtcgactCTGACAGCGGGCCTGCAAAGTTCTCAAATT GGTGATGCCTTAAGTGCTGCCGGCTATGCGGCCCGTTCAACggcgcagcaacagcagcagagtgcTAGCTCGACTGTCGCCAGCAACGCCCTGGATCAACTGACCAAGAACGATCCATACGGGCAGGCAAGCAGTGCGGGCAGTGCCTATCAGAATGCGTACCAGAGCAGTGCGGCCAGTAAGGCGAACAGTGCCTACCAGACGTCGGCGCAGGGGGGCTACAGCAGCTCCAGCTATGCGAATGTCCAGTCGTCGGTGGCGAACAGCTACCAGCAGCAGGGGTATGGCTCGTACCAGCCAAATGTCAACtcctaccagcagcagcagactgtCGCCGGGACGCAGCCTTCCGTGGGTGGTGTTGTGCCCGGAAGTGGGTCAGCGTCAACGCAAAACATTCCGGTCGGAGGAAGTGCCAGCCAGAACAGCTCCAG CGGTAATGCCAGCTCCGCGTATCTCACATCGGGATACTCGACGCCACAAAGCGCTTACCAGTCCAGCCAGAGTGTCTATGGCAACAGTAGCGG GTTTGCTGGCAGCGCGAGCAACGCGTCTTCGCAGTACGCCAGCTTTGGTACCAGCGCCAAGCTCAAGGATGCCTCTACAGCCAGCGGCGCCGCGCACTACGACAG TGTGTCGACGAGCAGCGGCGtgagtagcagcagcggcagcacggGCAACGGAGCGGCAGGAGCCGTGAGTGGGCAGCCAGGGGTTAACCAGGCGTCTGTGTCGAACA ATAACAATGtgagcggcagcagctccaacagcaACGTGACGGCGGGCGTGACCAGCGGCAATGTGGCCGGAGGAGGCGTCAGCCAGAGCGGCGTAAGTAGcggcggcgtgggcgtggccggtGGCAGCGGTAGTGCGTCCAGCGTCGGTGTGAATgtgaacaacaacaatgccgGCTCGGTGGGAGGAGCGGCGGTCGCTGCCCAAACAGCTGCCGGCACCGCAGCAGTGCTGGCCTCGCTGACCAACAagaatagcagcagcagtaacagcagcggcagcggcgttGGCGGTGGCGCCACAACAGCTGGTGGCGTCGGAGGCGCAAGCACCGGCAGTGGCGTCGGCGctggttctggtgctggtagtggtggtggcggtggcagcggcagcggcttgGTGCCCACCAACATCCAAATGGTTAGTCAATATATTCAGACTGGATTGCCATACTATCAGCAACCAGTTTATTCCTACGAGGAATTACAAATGATGCAACAGAGAGTGCCACATGTG CAGGGATATTACGATCTGAACTACACGCCAACCAGCCTGGGAGCGGGACGCGACAATCTCGGATCTGTGGCGTACTCAACCATGACTGACGGACGCTTTGCCCGCACCGACAATAACTCCAGTCCAGTAAGCAAT GTGTCTAGCACAATGTCTCAACAGGCGGGCTCAAGTGCACCCATGCTGAATGTTCCTTATGCCTATTTCTATGGTGGCAATGTGATGCCTGGTGGTTTCCAGTACGGCACACCTGCCATTTATCCA CAACAAATACCGACGGCAAACACGGCATCCGGTGGACAGTTCCCGAAGCCATCGTACAGTGCGGGCTACGGCTCAACCAACTACGACACCCTCTCACAGACCACACAGGATTACAGCAAGGGCGGCTACTCGACGAGCGTGAATCAACAAACGAAAACCCAGACGGTTTCCAACCAGCCGCAGGCGGGCACTGCCTCAGACCTGACCTCATCGATGTACGGCAAGGGCCACGTGGCGCTGAACAAGGTTAAT TCGTATGAGAAGCAGAGTTTCCACTCGGGCACACCGCCACCGTTCAACATGGCCAACACGCAGACAGCGGGCGGTACCTCGGCCCAGCCGTACGGCATGTACTTGCCGATGCCAGCAGCCGGACACCACAATATGATACATCAGCCCATACACCAG GACTCGAACAGCGCCGGCCAGCGCCAGCAGTCGAGCAGCCAGTCCAAGTCGGCCGGCAAGCAGGGCTACTCGCCCTCGTACTGGACCGGACAGAACTAG